In the Triticum aestivum cultivar Chinese Spring chromosome 2B, IWGSC CS RefSeq v2.1, whole genome shotgun sequence genome, TCAGAAAGCTCGCAAGGGCTTTTGCCCCGCTTATTTTTTGCTTCCAGACCAGCTTCTGGGTTTGCAGCAGAAGTAGCTAAAAACTGCACAAATGTGGAGTGTGGAATCGCTCACTACTTCTGTACTTCAGCTCTATCTCACTGTATATCTTTCCACAAAAGGAGATTTTTACTGACTCAGAAGGAAGCATTAGGTGAATCCAAACACAACGAGCATACACCCGGCCCTTTGCATACGCAccattatatattttttgtattctCCCCTATTTGTGCATGAAATTACTCCTATTTTGCAACTGCAAACCCTACACCTTAGCCCGAGTGAACCGTCCGCGTCTCATCCCTACTCAACACACATAACAGTCTTAGACTGCAACAACAGAAAAGAAATGGATTCAAACCCCCTCTTTTTTTGCGGGAATGGATTCCAACTTCATAGAGATTTTGCACATAGTTGACTCTCGGGCAGTTTCTCATGATCTGCATACGAAAAGAACCGACCTTTACTGCGGTTGTGGCTCATTTCTTCATCCTATAGCAGTTTCTGAGAACTTTTCTACGGCCTTTTGAATGAACCTAGCAAAATTGTTAGTGCGTGAAAGCTTTAGAAAACAACGCAAAATCCATAAACACGGAGAATAAATACAATTTGCATTGCAATACTTTTATTCGAATACTCCATCCGTTTCATAATGCAGCGCTTATAGATTCTTTTTTAAGTTAAATTGtgcaaactttgatcaagtttataagAAAAACTGTTTATATCTACAATACgaaatatataaaatatgaaactacatcttatgatgaatATAAAGATATATGTTTGACATTCTAAATGTAGGCATTTTTCTCTATGAACTTGATCAAAGTTCGTGAGGTTtgatatttcaaaaaaaatgttttaaatagcgggctatgtaAAATAGTGGCAGTCCTCGAAATCAGCTATAGTCGGCTATTAGTGGACTATTGTACATGAGTACCATTTAGTGGCTCCCTGCTCAAAAAGCTATAGCAGCTAtttaaaactatgaaaaaaaaagcctatatgcactacattatggaatggagggattATGATTATTTGCATCCCGTGAAAAGAACTGCAAATAACTTTATGCTAAACAAACATGTAGTTCATAGAAATTTATCTCGTGCCtcctttatcttgaaattttagtactATCTTTTTACAAGGGTTATAAGTGAACGATTGTTTCCTTCTAATTGTCCTCCCATCCCAAATCAAATTCCTTTCCGTCCCAAAAAGGAGTAGTATTCTTTTTGTGGCGGTCATTTTAGTACCGCTCGGTGTGTACAAAATGCAGTTCAATGCAAAGTATGAGCAGGACATACATCTAGGGGTTTAAGCATTTGCAGAGCGACTCATGGTACATGTTATACACACGCACAAAATAAAAATAGACATAGGAGTACCTAACAAATGAACCAAAAGGACAATGATCTCAACGAGGAGGAAATGTTACCTGGCACAGCATTACTTAGCACATGTTCTTGGTTTAGATGCTAATCTTTTGCACATGCGATAAACCAAACATAGGAAGAAATTTCCATCATCAAAAAAAAAAACGTGAAGCCGAGGAATAATGTCACATCGGCCAACTGGACGAAGCCAGCACCCAGCAACCACCTATAAAACCTCCACGCCGCTCTCGCCTCGAAAAGCAGAGCATTCTCACGCCCAACTCCATCTGTCCGCGCCTATCATCCCACCAAAAGCAGAGCATCCTCAGCCGGCGAGAACGATGGCCAAATGTGGCAAGATCCAGAGCATCGTCCGCCTCCAGCAGACGCTGCGGCGGTGGCGGTCCCGGGCCGCGGCGGCACACGTGCCGTCGGGGCATGTGGCGGTGTGCGTGGGCGGCGACTCACGGCGGTTCTTGGTGCGCGCGGCTCACCTCAACCACCCCGTGTTCCACGAGCTGCTCCGGCAGTCGGAGGAGGAGTACGGCTTCCCGTCCACCCCTGGCCCCGTCGCGCTGCCCTGCTGCGACGAGGACCGTTTCCTGGACGTCCTCCGCCGCGTGTCCTCCGAGGACCGCCGAGGCCGCTCGGTCTGCTGCCGCGTGCCGGTCATCACCAGCCGCGACGTCGCGGCGCGGCCGTTGCTGCAGGGGATGGCGGTGGAGAAGCTCGTGTGGTGATCGCTCGATCGAAGCCGCGTGCGTAGGCCCTTCAGTACGCTGTGTTCCCATGCATCGAAGCTACCCGCGGTGCTTTGGTTCCGGCGACGACGGCAGCTGTTTTGTTCCACGCCGAAAAGGTGAAAACATCTCGCATGCCTGCCGCAGCCAAGAAGACTGACCGGCCGAGCCCACAAGCGATGACACATCGTTGCTCCAAGGCCCGGCGTAATGGCGGTGCCCCGCAACCGTGAGCGGGCGAAGGCGCCGCGCGCACGGTTGCGGGGCGTCTGCGCCACCGCCTTGCGAGCAGCTGCCGCGGATCCCGCGCCGAAGGGAAGCGGCCAGCGGCGAACTTGCGGGCGCCGCGCGGAAGATGTCGCCGCCAAAGACTGCATGATCCTTCCGCCATGCGCCATGCACCACTGCATGTGCTATCGTGGACCCCCAGAGGACCCACCACTATTTGCTTTTTGAACCAACGACCCCGGACCATTAGCACGCGAGCAATGGCGCGGTGAATATATTTCAGACTTCACTCTACTAATTGATCGAAGAAGGCGACAATTTTTTGGGATTGTTTTCTCTGTAACAAGTTTACTCTTCTGTGCAACTCCTTGCCGAGGAACACCAGTAAATTAATAAAGATTAATTGATTGTTCCTGTTGTGCATGCAATCGGTCTTCGTTTGTGATTCATTCATGCGTTCAACCTGTCTTGGCCGTTCACCATTAGCCTTTTTTTTGCGAGAATTAATCTTTTCTATACATAAAGAGAGCTCTCTCCCTGATTTCTATTATTAGAAACCACTTGTCTTCTCCGGAAATTAATCATTAGCTTTAGCATTGTAAGATAGAGACATATGTTTCACTAATGAAATCGGAAGTCGTGCTCTTGCTTTAAAAAACTTGCGTTATTACTTGCAGTGCCATTCAAAAGCTTGTAGCGATATTGTGTAAGGTGAGCAATACATGCAAATATTGAACTCAATTGAAGATACGCAAACCAAGCATAACTCAATTGATTGTGTTCCTTGTTGTCCTAGACTTAGCGTGGACGCTTGCATTTTCatagatttatttcaggatttaaCTACTATTTTTCATGGGAAGCACATTGTGTCCATTGACCCGCACAATCTCTCAGAGTGGTTCATATTGCTAGATTGTGCATGGTTGCGTTTATAGCGATAAGTGTATATAAGCATCTATCTTTCTGTTGTGTTTTAAGAGAAAAAACATTAAAATTACACTAGTGGAGACACTAATAACTGCATTAAGTATGACAAATCCTTAATTCAAAACATTTGCTATCTGGTAGCTGTCCTTTTCGCGCATTACAGTCGACTTGCTTTTTCAAGACTCTTGACCTCAGCAGAGCGTTGCTATGATCAATCGGTCAATAGTTTAGCTTCTAAGATCACAAGTGTCACACTAGTATGATTGGCAACAAGTCTATTACTTACTATTTCTGTTTCTAAATGTAAGATGTTTTGTTAGTTTAATATATATTCAGAAACAAAGGGTACACTAACTAATATAGCGTTTCATGCCTATagagttttcttttataaacgaTGTTTTTATTATCTTAAAATATAGGATCAAGCAGATACAAGCATAATGAGTTACACCCGATCTCTGAATAACTAAAATGCACACTACCAACTATCAACAGTTCGACAAAACATAATATGAAAAACTGATATATTGGCAACGGTAGAGTCACATAGGACCGACACTATATTTATGTTGAAGGAGGTGGTGGGCCAGCCAAAAATTATGTTGCCACTGATGTTGGTGGCAAAAACCTTTAAGGCTACCTGCGTCAACCGCATACAGACAATGTTAAACAACGGTTTGTACTTTGTTCCGTGAAGCTTAGAATGCGCCACGTTGCCGGCGGCGAGCAGCGGACATGTCAGGTGGACTAGTGTTTCTGGGTGGTTTCATGCATGCAATTCAAACGAAACCACGAACCCCGGCGTTGGAGACTAGTTCgtgggctaccgagggagtcctagactagggtaTCCTTGGACTGTCGGCCTGTCCTTATGGGCCGGACAGTTGGCCACACTATCACTGCTGGGGGCCCCAGCAATGAGGAGGTCTCGTATCCGGACAGGAGACCTTCGAtgccttggtgtgtcctccaagtcaagatgaGAAGAATCAGCATGTTtgttccttccttgtaaccgaccatgtgtaaaccctagtacccctggtctctatataaaccagagggtttagtccgtagaggctacaAAAACAACCATCATCCTATTcgcctagggtttagttcatctgatctcgtggtggatcgACTCTGCAATCCACCCACATACATCAATAtaaccaagcaggacgtagggttttacctcttcgagagggcccgaacttgggtaaacaccgtgttcttggtcccttgttacacattgatcctagatccacagctcgggaccccccacacgagatctgctggttttgacactaaCATCATGCACGGCATGATAGTAGAGGATGAGCCTGGAAATGTTGCCCGAGGTCTGAAATTTGAGacatgggtgatcctatccaactCCCACATCAGAATGCAGCCACGTTTGATGAGTTTTTTTAAATGCATCAACAAAATCAATATTGAGCAATTCATGAGGGGAAGATTAGATGGGGCGTCTGCGGGTAGTTAAAAAGGACAACTAAAACATATGTGTGACTTGAATTCAAGTTCGAATTATTTTATTTGAAACTTATTTGAATTGTAATATTTAAATTAGAACTATTGTTGTATTTGAATGATCGATGATTTGATATGCTATTGTTCTGAACCCATGGagttaaaaaaagaaagagaagttttaAGGGACACAGTTGGACGGTCGACTCCTGCATCACTGTTCATGAATTATACCTTTGTCTGCTTTCGGCGGTCggcattgaagatgcccttagcaCAGAATTATACACATAGTACATTTAAGTATCCAAACAATTATGCTGAACCTTTACCAATGATTTAGCACTAATGTTTACAAAGTTTTATGCCTAGTCTCTTCTTAATTAACAAATCAAATGATACGCTTATGTCTCATCTGCAGACAAAAACTTACAGTCAGAAAAACTTACATAAATTCCTAACATGTTGCTGAAATTTGCATTTTTTAAGAAAGGATAATTTTTGCTATGATTATCTGACCAGCCCCATCGCAACAGAAAAAGTTAATGAGTTAGCAGATGAAACATATATTGGTGGCAATCTGGCATTAGGAAAGGACGGGCTGGTACTACGTTGCTACGTGTCAAAAACTATTCAATTATTAGATACGTATTGTGGTCTTGTGGATGCTAATCTTGAAACGTGATACAGCGAGAAGAGCATCAAGACAAATGACACTCTGTCCTCACTCCTAAAGCAGGAACTCTGTCTAGCGCGTGTACGGTGCACAAATATTCAAAAATAACGTTCAGATATACCTTTTCAATCGACAAAGTTGTACTACGTACTTATTTGTTTCTTTATATCTGTTCCTCTATTTATTTCCGAGCTTCGCTGGCGCAAACAGAAAACATGGCATCATACCCACTTTTTGTTGCACGCACTCCCGATTCTTTCTCCCTTCTTTTTTATTCTTTTGGCGCTTTTGTGTCAGATCCATGGATAATATTACGAGAAAATGAAGTTTGGAAGCATATGCTAACTGTACTGTATAAACCAGATATGTGTACTAGTAGAGGATTTTGTGCTTGCAAGATATTCTATCTCCTTTTATTTGATCTGTAGCCGTGCATGTTCGCTGAATCACTGGCCTGACCAGAGACAGAAAAGGGCATGTTCGCTGAATCACTAGCCTGATCAGAGACAGAAAAAGATCCTTGAGACAAGAGGCAAAATAAGAACTGGACGTGACAAGTATACTGATGCGTTGTCTGCTATGTGGACGTCAAATTTTGATTCTCGTCCTTTTGAACATCTCCTGCAAACTGGACACCAAAAATTGTACTATGGCTGCTGGGATTCGAGCCCAGGTCTCCACGGCCACAACGTGGAATTCTCACCACTAAACTACAGCCACTTTTTTGttaatttctaaaattttagtcTACTAATAATAAAGTATCTGATGTCAACTCCCTTGGCCGGTTTTTCTTTTCGACGGGGAAACCTCAGTGTTTTATTGCTTAGCCAACAGTATTACATCGTTTATAACAAAAGGCAAAAGAAAAGATGTTTGGATCACCATCCCAACTAAGATCAGAATGAGTCTCATAAGTATACTTAGCCGTTGATGAGCGACCCCATTGGCTTCCCTGAGGACAGTGTGCACAAGAAATGCCATCCATCAACTGGGCTTTTGCAAAAAACTTCCGAAAGAATAGCAGCATGTGGACCATAGATCTCTATCTCACCATTGCATGCATTCACCAGCTCCAAAGAGTCCGATTCAAAAATCAAAATTGTGCATCCAAGCCTGAGCGCCAAATCAATCACTTGCAATAACGCAAGAGCTTCAGTTGGGCAGACGTTAAGGACAGCCTCGTGATAGCTTGCTTTTACCAAACTGTTGTACGTGCAATTTCTTAGGTTGGTACTCTAGTTTGGTACGCCGTGTAGTAGTTGAGGACTTGAACACCATCTATTGAAACCACGGAGGTGCACCCATACGTTTACAGCAAGTACATCCGAAGAAGAaaccccaaaaaacaaaaaactgaaCACAATGTCATCGGTCGGCACATGCAGAGCAGTACTTCTGCTGGAATTATGATTGCACGTTCCAAGCTTGACTGTCGTGCGCCGCCGCATACCGGCATACGCATGTGATCGCCCGCCGGAACTCCGGGGAGAAGAGACCGGAAAGAAGTGAAGGACTCTGGAACCGTGGGCTATTCGAAAGAAAAAGGAGGGGCAGTCGCTTTCTTCCAATCGGTGTGCTTCTAGCTTTATGC is a window encoding:
- the LOC123042310 gene encoding auxin-responsive protein SAUR23-like, with translation MAKCGKIQSIVRLQQTLRRWRSRAAAAHVPSGHVAVCVGGDSRRFLVRAAHLNHPVFHELLRQSEEEYGFPSTPGPVALPCCDEDRFLDVLRRVSSEDRRGRSVCCRVPVITSRDVAARPLLQGMAVEKLVW